CCTGCTGGCCGGCGACCGAATTGGGCTTCGGCTTGACGGCGGCGGGCTTGGCCAGCGCCTTGTGCTTGGCCGGTGCGGCACGCCGAACCGGGGCGGCCGCAGCCGGGCGAGCAGCTTCGCGGCGGACGGTGTCCGGCGCGCCGGTGCGGAAGAACGAGATGCTGCTCTGCAGTTCTTCGGCGCGGCTGGCGAGATCGCCCGAAGTGCCCGAGATCTGTTCCGAAGCGGCAGCGTTCTGCTGGGTAACCTGGTCGAGCTGCTGGATCGCCTCGTTGATCTGGGCGACGCCGATGTCCTGTTCGCGGCAAGCGGCGCTGATCTCGCTGATCAGCTCGGCCGTGCGGCGAATGTCGGGCACCAGCTTGGTCAGCATTTCGCCGGCCTCGGCGCCCGCGGTCATCGTGTCGGAAGACACGGCGCCGATCTCGGCGGCGGCGACCTGGCTGCGCTCGGCAAGCTTGCGCACTTCCGAAGCGACGACGGCGAAGCCCTTGCCGTGCTCACCGGCACGCGCAGCCTCGACCGCGGCGTTCAGCGCGAGCAGATCGGTCTGGCGAGCGATCTCCTGGACGATCGAGATCTTCTCGGCGATCGTGCGCATGGCGGTGACCGCCTTCTCGACCGCAATGCCACTGGCTTCTGCGTCCTTCGAAGACTGACGGGCGATCTTCTCGGTGGTCGCGGCGTTGTCGGCGTTCTGCTTCACGTTGGCGGCCATTTCCTCCATCGCGGCAGAAGCCTGCTCTGCGGCGGCGGCCTGCTCAGTTGCCCCCTGCGACATCTGCTCCGACGTGGCGGAGAGCTGTTCGCTGCCCGAGGCGACGTTCTGCGCGGCGGTCACGGCCTCGCCGACGACGCTGCGCAGGCGCTGCACCATGCGGAGCAGCGAGTTACCCAGCTTGTCCTCGGCCGAGAGCGGCTTGTGATCGACGGTGAGGTTGCCCTGCGACACCTGCTCCGCGACGTCTGCAGTCGCCTGCAGGTTCGCCGTCATGGTGTTCATCATGTCGGCAAGATCGCGCGTCTCGTCGTTCGAATTCACCTGGACGGGCGGCGGCAGGTCACCGACCGAAAGCCGCTCCATCGCCGCGGTGACAACTTGGACTGGCTGGACGATACGCCGGCCGATCATGAAGGCGACGGTGGCACCGATGACCATCGACAGCAGCACGGTCACGACGACC
The window above is part of the Novosphingobium sp. G106 genome. Proteins encoded here:
- a CDS encoding methyl-accepting chemotaxis protein, encoding MKGRTTILKKLLLIPGVLLVLMLIIGAVGFYGMQQTVAGTKSIYEDRVVALRDLKAVSDAYAVNIVDASHKVQMGNMSPEQGLDSVTKAAATIQEHWKAYTSTELSGDEPGLVRDAQPLMTKADAATAKLRTILQTRDMNALQQFRTTELYTDIDPVTTVVDKLTQVQLAEANKLYDASKALFTQLTWLVVVTVLLSMVIGATVAFMIGRRIVQPVQVVTAAMERLSVGDLPPPVQVNSNDETRDLADMMNTMTANLQATADVAEQVSQGNLTVDHKPLSAEDKLGNSLLRMVQRLRSVVGEAVTAAQNVASGSEQLSATSEQMSQGATEQAAAAEQASAAMEEMAANVKQNADNAATTEKIARQSSKDAEASGIAVEKAVTAMRTIAEKISIVQEIARQTDLLALNAAVEAARAGEHGKGFAVVASEVRKLAERSQVAAAEIGAVSSDTMTAGAEAGEMLTKLVPDIRRTAELISEISAACREQDIGVAQINEAIQQLDQVTQQNAAASEQISGTSGDLASRAEELQSSISFFRTGAPDTVRREAARPAAAAPVRRAAPAKHKALAKPAAVKPKPNSVAGQQARAQGFALDLSSGGPDADDLDFGEAA